The genomic region TCGGCCAGCACCTCACCGGCGACGAAATCGACGTACGCGCTCACCGCCGCGCGCACGTCCTCGGACGCCGACACCGACACCACGATCCGGTCCGACACGTCCAGGTCGGCGTCGCGGCGGGCCTGCTGCACCACCCGCACCACGTCGCGGGCCAGGCCCTCGGCGGCCAGCTCCGGGGTGACCTCGGTGTCCAGCACGACCACGCCCTCGCCGCCGGGCAGCGGCGCGGAGTGCTCGGCGTCGGCCGCGACGAGACGCAGCTCGTACTCGCCCTCGGCCAGGGTGACGCCGGCGGCCACCGGGGCACCGTCGACAAGCTCCCACTCCCCGGCCTTGACCGCCTTGATCACCTGCTGGACCTGCTTGCCGACCCGTGGGCCGAGCGCCCGGGGCACCACGGTCAGCACCTGCTGGCAGTACTCGGCCAGCTCGGCGCTGAACTCCACCGCCTTCACGTTGACCTCATCGGTGATCAGGTCGGTGAACGGGCGCAGCTGCTCCGCCGCCGGCGATGCCACTGTCAGCTTCGACAGCGGCAGCCGTACCCGCAGACCCTTGGCCTTGCGCAGCGACAACGCCGCCGAGGCGACCGCCCGCACGTTGTCCATGGCCGCGACCAGGTCGTGGTCGGCCGGGAACTCGCTCGCCTCCGGCCAGTCGGTCAGGTGCACCGAGCGCTCCCCGGTCAGCCCGCGCCAGATCTCCTCAGCGGTCAGCGGCGCGAGCGGCGCCACCACCCGGCAGAGCGTCTCCAGCACCGTCGACAGGGTGTCGAACGCGTTGGCGTCACCGGACCAGAACCGGTCCCGCGAGCGGCGCACGTACCAGTTGGTAAGCGCGTCCAGGTAGGACCGGACGGTGGCGCAGGCGCCGGAGATGTCGTACGCGTCCATCTGCGCGCTGACCGTCGACACCAGCTCGTTGGTCTTCGCCAGGATGTACCTGTCGAGCAGGTGCGTCGAGTCGGTGCGTCGCCGCGCCTGGTACCCGTCCGCGTTGGCGTAGAGCGAGAAGAAGTACCAGACGTTCCACAGGGGCAGCAGCACCTGCCGGACGGCGTCGCGGATGAGCGTCTCGGTGACCGCCATGTCCCCGCCACGCAGCACCGGCGAGGACATCAGCATCCAGCGCATCGCGTCCGAGCCGTACGCGTCGAAGACGTGGTACACGTCCGGGTAGTTGCGCAGGCTCTTGGACATCTTGCGCCCGTCCGAGCCGAGCAGGATGCCGTGGCTCAGGCAGTTGCGGAACGCCGGCCTGTCGAACAGCGCGGTGGCCAGCACGTGCATGGTGTAGAACCAGCCGCGGGTCTGCCCGATGTACTCGACGATGAAGTCACCCGGGTAGTGGTGCTCGAACCAGTCCGCGTTCTCGAACGGGTAGTGCACCTGGGCGAACGGCATCGACCCGGACTCGAACCAGCAGTCCAGCACCTCCGGCACCCGGCGCATCATCGATTGGCCTGTCGGGTCGTCCGGGTTGGGGCGGACCAGGTCGTCCACCGCCGGCCGGTGCAGGTCGCTGAGGCGTACGCCGAAGTCCCGTTCGATGTCGGCGAGCGAGCCGTAGACATCGAGGCGGGGGTAGTTCGGGTCGTCGGAGCGCCACACCGGGATCGGCGAGCCCCAGAAGCGGTTGCGGCTGATCGACCAGTCGCGGGCGTTGGCCAGCCACTTGCCGAACGAGCCGTCCTTGATGTGGCCGGGCGTCCAGTTGATCTCCTGGTTCAGCTCGACCATCCGGTCCCGGAACTTCGTGACCGCGACGAACCACGACGACACCGCCTTGTAGACCAGCGGGGTGTCGCAGCGCCAGCAGTGCGGGTACGAGTGGGTGTAGGTGTCCTGCCGGAGCACCACCCCCCGTTCCTTCAGTTCCCGGATCACCGGCTTGTTGACGTCGAAGACCTGGTCACCCTGGTACGGCGGGACGAGCGCGGTGAACCGCGTGTGGTCGTCCACGGTGACGATTGTGGGGATGCCCGCGGCGTTGCAGACGTTCTGGTCGTCCTCACCGAAGGCCGGGGCGAGGTGCACGATCCCGGTGCCGTCCTCGGTGGTGACGAACTCCGCGCCGAGCACCTGGTAGGCGTTCTCGCCGGCCTGCTCGACGAGGAAGTCGAACAGCGGCGTGTAGCGGCGTCCGACCAGGTCCCGGCCGTACACCGTGCCGACCTGCTCGTAGCCGTCCAGCTCCTTGGCGTACGCGGCCAGCCGCGCCGCCCCCACCAGGTAGCGGTCCCCGTCGCGTTCGAGCACCGCGTACTCGATGTCCGGGCCGACGGCGAGCGCCAGGTTCGACGGCAGCGTCCACGGCGTGGTCGTCCAGACGCCCAGCTTGACCGGCCCGCGCACCAGCTCCGGGGCGGACTCGTCGGCGGTCAGGCCGAACCACACCGACAGGGTCGGGTCGTGCCGGTCCCGGTAGACGTCGTCCATCCGGGTCTCGGTGTTCGACAGCGGCGTCTCGCAGCGCCAGCAGTACGCCAGCACCCGGAAACCCTCGTAGATCAGGCCCTTGTCGTGCAGGGTCTTGAAGGCCCACATGACGCTTTCCATGTAGTCCAGGTCGAGGGTCTTGTAGTCGTTGGCGAAGTCGACCCAGCGGGCCTGCCGGTTGATGTACCGCTCCCAGTCCTGGGTGAACTCCAGCACGGAGGTGCGGCAGGCCTCGTTGAACCGCGCCACGCCGAGGTCGATGATCTCCGCCTTGCTGGTGATGCCGAGCTGCTTCTCGGCCACCACCTCGGCGGGCAGGCCGTGGCAGTCCCAGCCGAAGCGCCGCTCGACGTGCCGGCCACGCATGGTCTGGTAGCGCGGCACCACGTCCTTGACGTACCCCGTGAAGAGGTGGCCGTAGTGCGGCAGGCCGTTGGCGAACGGCGGGCCGTCGTAGAAGACGTACTCGTTCTTGCCGTCGTCGCCGGCCGGGCGGGCCTCGACGGACGCCTCGAAGGTCTTGTCGGCCGTCCAGTGCTCCAGCACCCGGCGCTCGACCGCGGGCAGGTCCGGGCTCGCCGGGACACCGGCGGCGGTCGGGTCGTGCAACGGATAGGCCATCGCCTGTCGCTCTCCTCGCGCAGCTCACTCAACGTGGGTCTGCGAGGACGAACCGTCCGGGGTACGCCTCGAAACGGCGCTCCCGGGTGGTCCGCGGTACCACCCCGCTTGACGGTCAGGATCGACCGCCCGCTCGTTGCCGGCTGTGACGGGCCGCACCCGTCCGGTTCTACTGGGCCGGTTGCCCGGCTGTTCTTCCGGAGGCTCACCGGTGATGGCCGGGTCATCGCCTTACGGTGCCCAACGATACTCGACAGGCCCACCGCCTCGCCGCCGAGTAACGGCGCGCGCGGGCACCCTGGGCTTGCCGTGTGATCCGGATCGAGTTGGACGAGCCGAGTCCCGCCGCCGAGCCTCCCTAGACACCCTCTAACCCACCCACCCCGGTGATCATGAAGTTGTTGCCCGCGGCAGCGACGTGTCGCGGCAACAGCTTCATGATCAACCGAAGGGTCGGGGGTGAGGTGGGGTTACGGGGCGGGGAGGGTGGTGTTCCAGAGGGAGGCGCCGTCACGGTCGCGCAGGTGGACCGTCAGGGCCGCCGACTCGCCGTCGATCGACACCTCGCCGAAGTGCTGGAAGCCCTCGGCCGGCGACGTGTTGGCGTGCGGCGGGGCGTGCACGAAGACCGCCTGCGGGCCGAACGTGCCGTCAAGCGCGTTCGGGCCGAACGCGCCGGCGTGCGCGGGCCCGGAGACGAACTCCCAGAACGGCGTGAAGTCACCGACCGCCGCGCGGGACGGGTCGTAGTGGTGCGCGGCGGAGTAGTGCACGTCTGCGGTGAGGAAGACCATCCCGGTCACCTGAGCCCGGTGGGTGGCCCGCAGCACTTCGGCGAACTCCAACTCACGGCCGAGCGGCACGCCCGGGTCACCCTGCGCGACACCCTCCTGCGCAGCGGGCCCGTCCGGCACCACGACCCCGATCGGCAGGTCGTTGGCGATCACCTTCCAGGTCGCCGTGGAACGCTTCAACTCACGGATCAGCCACTCCCGCTGCTCGCGGCCGAGCAGACCGCGCTTCGGGTCGGCGTACGTGTTGCCGTCGTTGGGGTCCTTGTGGGTGCGCATGTCGAGCACGAAGACGTCCAGCAGCGGCCCGTACGGGATCCGCCGATACAGCGGCCCGTTGTCCGGCACCGGCAGCCACTCGTGGAACGCCTGGCTGGCCCGCGCGGCGAGGACGTCGACCCGCTGCTCGGTGTAGCGCGGGTCGTCCAGGATCTCCCCCGGGTACCAGTTGTTGAGGACCTCGTGGTCGTCCCACTGGTTGATCTGCGGCACCGCCGCGGCGAACTCCCGCAGGTGCGCGTCGAGCAGGTTGTAGGCGAACTGTCCCCGGTACTCGCTGAGCGTCTCGGCGACCTTGCTCTTCTCGGGGGTCACCAGGTTGCGCCAGATCCGCCCGTCGGGCAGCGTCACCGACTCGACGAGCGGGCCGTCGGCGTACACGGTGTCGCCGCTGCACAGGTAGAAGTCCGGACGGGTTTCCCGCATCGCTCGGAAGATCGACAGTCCACCGTAGGCGGGGTCGATCCCCCAGCCCTGCCCGACGATGTCCCCGGTCCAGACGAACGACACGTCGCGCCGCCGGTGCCGGCCCGGCGCCGTTGTCAACGACCCGGTCAGCGGCTCGCTGACCACCCCGTGCCGCTCCAGGCTCTCCACCCGGACCCGGTAGTGCAGCCGCTCGGCGTCCGGCAGGCCCCGCAGCCGCACCTTGCCGGTG from Micromonospora lupini harbors:
- the ileS gene encoding isoleucine--tRNA ligase, producing MAYPLHDPTAAGVPASPDLPAVERRVLEHWTADKTFEASVEARPAGDDGKNEYVFYDGPPFANGLPHYGHLFTGYVKDVVPRYQTMRGRHVERRFGWDCHGLPAEVVAEKQLGITSKAEIIDLGVARFNEACRTSVLEFTQDWERYINRQARWVDFANDYKTLDLDYMESVMWAFKTLHDKGLIYEGFRVLAYCWRCETPLSNTETRMDDVYRDRHDPTLSVWFGLTADESAPELVRGPVKLGVWTTTPWTLPSNLALAVGPDIEYAVLERDGDRYLVGAARLAAYAKELDGYEQVGTVYGRDLVGRRYTPLFDFLVEQAGENAYQVLGAEFVTTEDGTGIVHLAPAFGEDDQNVCNAAGIPTIVTVDDHTRFTALVPPYQGDQVFDVNKPVIRELKERGVVLRQDTYTHSYPHCWRCDTPLVYKAVSSWFVAVTKFRDRMVELNQEINWTPGHIKDGSFGKWLANARDWSISRNRFWGSPIPVWRSDDPNYPRLDVYGSLADIERDFGVRLSDLHRPAVDDLVRPNPDDPTGQSMMRRVPEVLDCWFESGSMPFAQVHYPFENADWFEHHYPGDFIVEYIGQTRGWFYTMHVLATALFDRPAFRNCLSHGILLGSDGRKMSKSLRNYPDVYHVFDAYGSDAMRWMLMSSPVLRGGDMAVTETLIRDAVRQVLLPLWNVWYFFSLYANADGYQARRRTDSTHLLDRYILAKTNELVSTVSAQMDAYDISGACATVRSYLDALTNWYVRRSRDRFWSGDANAFDTLSTVLETLCRVVAPLAPLTAEEIWRGLTGERSVHLTDWPEASEFPADHDLVAAMDNVRAVASAALSLRKAKGLRVRLPLSKLTVASPAAEQLRPFTDLITDEVNVKAVEFSAELAEYCQQVLTVVPRALGPRVGKQVQQVIKAVKAGEWELVDGAPVAAGVTLAEGEYELRLVAADAEHSAPLPGGEGVVVLDTEVTPELAAEGLARDVVRVVQQARRDADLDVSDRIVVSVSASEDVRAAVSAYVDFVAGEVLADSIDFAEGLDGFAGEVGEGERVTVTVRRS
- a CDS encoding alkaline phosphatase D family protein, giving the protein MTELDRRTLLRAGLVAGAGVAGGALLGGAGANAAPAWRPAGRPVLTHGVQSGDVTADSALVWTRADRPGRMLVEVSRRPDFRGARQLRGPVLGPSGDFTGKVRLRGLPDAERLHYRVRVESLERHGVVSEPLTGSLTTAPGRHRRRDVSFVWTGDIVGQGWGIDPAYGGLSIFRAMRETRPDFYLCSGDTVYADGPLVESVTLPDGRIWRNLVTPEKSKVAETLSEYRGQFAYNLLDAHLREFAAAVPQINQWDDHEVLNNWYPGEILDDPRYTEQRVDVLAARASQAFHEWLPVPDNGPLYRRIPYGPLLDVFVLDMRTHKDPNDGNTYADPKRGLLGREQREWLIRELKRSTATWKVIANDLPIGVVVPDGPAAQEGVAQGDPGVPLGRELEFAEVLRATHRAQVTGMVFLTADVHYSAAHHYDPSRAAVGDFTPFWEFVSGPAHAGAFGPNALDGTFGPQAVFVHAPPHANTSPAEGFQHFGEVSIDGESAALTVHLRDRDGASLWNTTLPAP